TACCCAGTAGCCACAACGAAGATTTCGGAAAAGTTCCAGTTTGTGAGCCAAGCGAATGTTCACAATTACGGTAAGAACTTGAAAGCAAGTCATGAAAAGAAAACACATGAAAGGACAACGAGTGTTTCCAGACTCGGATCGTGGACGACTCCTTCCTCACTATCAGTATTATGTGTATTAGCATATGATCTAGTTTCCTCTGTCGTATCTTGCAGTAGAACTGATAAATGTGGGTTGGATGAATGTCGAGAAGCAAGTGTCTATTTGGTCTATGTATAGCTAGTATTTTCGAAGAGGAGCATGTTTAATTATGCCCTTTCCTGTGTCCTGTTCGAAAACCTTCAGGATTTTCCAAACCCGTCTGTTTTAGTCTTGGCTCGCTCACCATcgtttttcacagtcagtttaTGTTGGAACAGTGAGGCAGTACGATTTCTTACATTTGCCGCCACCGTccgaattgactgtgaacaagacAATCACAAGGTGACAAGCCACGATGAAAGCTCTTCACGCCGAAGTAGCCAAAGATCTTCTGGACGCTCTCTTGGATGATGAACTGAGTGACGTCTATCTGACCTCTTCCGATGATGTTCAAGTTCCGGCGTGTCGCTTCGTGCTGGCAGCACGCAGCACGGTTCTGAAGCGTATGCTGTACGGTAGCTTCCGGGAGGCAAAGTCTTCTACTATCTGCATGTTGGGTTACGATAGCGTGACTTTGCAGGCAATCGTTGACTTTTGTGCACACAACGATATTTCCCGTTGCACAGCGAAATTAAAGCAAGATGAAACTTCTATACGTCAGCTGGTGCATCTTGCACGAGCCGCTGACTATTTGGAACTGCCCGGACTAGAACAGCTATGCGAGTGCGAAATTAGAGCACGAATGACGCTGCACCCGCCGCTGGCGTGTGCAGTATACGACGAGGCCGAGCGCTCAACAGAAGTGTCGGAATACGCCATGCAAATGCTGGAGTGTCGGCCTTACGTAGCGTTGGATCACGGAGGCGATCGTGCTACTGGTGGAGGCATCGAGTCTTTGCACTCCGAACGACTCCTAGACGTGGTGCACAATACTCAGCTTGGTGCGGGAGAGTTTTTCCTATTCCGAATGATGGAGCGGTGGTTCCAAGACGCGCAGCTAAAAGACCACAATGCCGCTCTCCAGACGGCACACAAGTGTACCCAATATCTACAGTTTGAAAACATCGAGCCCAGCCTTTTGTTAAAAGAAGTCAAGTCTTGTGAGTTTGTGTCTTCCGAACTTATTTTTGCCGCGGTCGCCAAGCAAGCACTTCGAGCTTCGCAAGACAGAGTATGGAGTCTGGGATGCCGCGGAAAAGAACATGTTGAGCGAGTGCTGGTTGAAGGTGCAGGAAACCGGGACGCCAATGGCATGTATTACTTGATTGCTCCTTTAGCCAACAATGACCTTTACGCGAAACGTGAAGTCGCATGCGGCCAGCAGCGTGTTTACACGCTGTCGTGCAGTACCAAAGAAGAACAGTATGAGTGTCGCATTTTTTGCAGTAcattgctgacgtctggcgCAATTTTTAATTTGCAAAGCATGCAAAAGACGTCTGTTGTCGAACCCGTCTTTCAGCCGGTTCTACAAATAATAGAATTGAAGGAACCCGAGAGCTCAGTACCGACACCGATTCGTAAATACTATCGAGTCCGTGTGTCGGATGGTGAAGTGCACATGGCGGGAACGTTGGCCACTGCTTGGAACAGTAT
The sequence above is drawn from the Phaeodactylum tricornutum CCAP 1055/1 chromosome 21, whole genome shotgun sequence genome and encodes:
- a CDS encoding predicted protein, with product MKALHAEVAKDLLDALLDDELSDVYLTSSDDVQVPACRFVLAARSTVLKRMLYGSFREAKSSTICMLGYDSVTLQAIVDFCAHNDISRCTAKLKQDETSIRQLVHLARAADYLELPGLEQLCECEIRARMTLHPPLACAVYDEAERSTEVSEYAMQMLECRPYVALDHGGDRATGGGIESLHSERLLDVVHNTQLGAGEFFLFRMMERWFQDAQLKDHNAALQTAHKCTQYLQFENIEPSLLLKEVKSCEFVSSELIFAAVAKQALRASQDRVWSLGCRGKEHVERVLVEGAGNRDANGMYYLIAPLANNDLYAKREVACGQQRVYTLSCSTKEEQYECRIFCSTLLTSGAIFNLQSMQKTSVVEPVFQPVLQIIELKEPESSVPTPIRKYYRVRVSDGEVHMAGTLATAWNSMVESKEVLARSICKILQYGLYEIDGTVCIHIREMSIVTTNPGQRFGRPIPLEEADGYSREHQSENLLSLYSCTHPRVQGAKDIKVPRTGWQVDDQGDGPVPSCTWMPPLRKADNLNTSYTSLRSSTSPISGNTEPHNGSS